CCCCTTCAACTGAAACGGGTAGAGTTAAAACAGTTGCGCCGGTTTTTGAGGAGATGAATTTCGGGATTTTGGTTTCGTAGCACGGTTCCCTGATTAACACTCTAATATCTTCCGATTTCATCCTCTTGATAAGGGTCGCGATGTGGGCTGGTGATGGTGCGATTCCCGGTCTTACTTCCACATAGCCTGCTATATTGATCCCAAATCTTTTTGAAAAATTTGGCCATGATCTGTGATATGCGATTACATTTGTTCCGAAATAGGGTTTCATCTTTTCCACCCACTTTATCATATGTATGTTAATCTCTCTGTCAAAGCGTTTTTTGTTTCCTTCAAAATATGCAGCATTTTCCGGTGAATTTTTCTTTAACCCATCCAGAATATTTTGAGCTTTTATCTTGCCGTTGAGTGGGTCAAGCCAGAAATGCGGGTTTCCGTAGATATGAATATCTCCCAGGGACCTGTCAATCATTACTCCTCCACGGACAGCCAGACCTTGAAGATCTACGCCAACAGACGCAATGACATGTCCCGGCTCCCCTAAACGAATCTTGGAGTTTCTTGCGCCGTCTATTAGCAGTTGGGCCCACGATTCCAGATCAAGACCGATTCTTATAAAGACGTCTGCTTTGCTGAGCTTCACCATAAAGCTTGGCTTCGGGTCAACCTCATGGGGGTTTGCATATCCCTTTATAATACTCTCTACTTTGATCTTGTTTCCGCCAATATATTCAGCAATTGATTTAAGGTCAGTGGATGTAGTCACTACCTTTAGTAACTTTGCGTTTGCATTACCGGAATTCAGGATGAGAAGAAACAGAAATACAGGAAAACCTGTTTTAATTAAACATTGTAGTATTTTCTCT
This region of Candidatus Scalindua japonica genomic DNA includes:
- a CDS encoding metal ABC transporter substrate-binding protein — its product is MLKEKILQCLIKTGFPVFLFLLILNSGNANAKLLKVVTTSTDLKSIAEYIGGNKIKVESIIKGYANPHEVDPKPSFMVKLSKADVFIRIGLDLESWAQLLIDGARNSKIRLGEPGHVIASVGVDLQGLAVRGGVMIDRSLGDIHIYGNPHFWLDPLNGKIKAQNILDGLKKNSPENAAYFEGNKKRFDREINIHMIKWVEKMKPYFGTNVIAYHRSWPNFSKRFGINIAGYVEVRPGIAPSPAHIATLIKRMKSEDIRVLIREPCYETKIPKFISSKTGATVLTLPVSVEGVSEVKNYFDLFDYIIDNLVSTFEKQEIIPHD